The Nicotiana tabacum cultivar K326 chromosome 14, ASM71507v2, whole genome shotgun sequence genome contains a region encoding:
- the LOC107789546 gene encoding vacuolar protein sorting-associated protein 35A, protein MIPNGVEDEEKFLAAGIAGLQQNAFYMHRALDSNNLKDALKYSAQMLSELRTSRLSPHKYYELYMRAFDELRKLEIFFKEETKRGCSIVELYELVQHAGNILPRLYLLCTVGSVYIKSKEAPAKDILKDLVEMCRGIQHPLRGLFLRSYLSQVSKDKLPDIGSEYEGDAETVVDAVEFVLQNFTEMNKLWVRMQHQGPAREKEKREKERSELRDLVGKNLHVLSQIEGIDLEMYKETVLPRILEQVVNCKDEIAQGYLMDCIIQVFPDEYHLQTLETLLGACPQLQPSVDIKMVLARLMERLSNYAALSTDVLPEFFQVEAFAKLNNAIGKVIEAQEDMPIAGVVTLYSSLLTFTLHVHPDRLDYVDQILGACVKKLSGKGKLKDSKATKQTVALLSAPLEKYKDIDTALKLSNYPHVMEYLDDATSKEMANVLVQTILKSKTCISTAEKVEALFELMKGLIRDLDENIHDELDEEDFKEEQNSVARLIQMLHNDDPEEMLKIISTVKKHILTGGPKRLPFTAPPLIFNSLKLVRRLQNQDENAPEEEASAMPKKIFQILNQIIEALSSVPVPELALRLYLECAEAANDADLEPVAYEFFTQAYILYEEEISDSKAQVTAIHLIIGTLQRMHVFGVENRDTLTHKATGYSAKLLKKPDQCKAVYSCSHLFWVDDQDSIKDGERVLLCLKRALRIANAAQQMSNATRGSSGSVLLFIEILNKYLYFFEKGVTQITVASIQSLIELITTEMQSENTTSDPAADDFLASTLRYIQFQKDKGGAVGEKYESIKS, encoded by the exons ATGATCCCTAACGGAGTTGAAGATGAAGAGAAATTTCTAGCAGCTGGAATCGCCGGCCTTCAACAGAATGCTTTCTACATGCATCGCGCTCTT GATTCGAATAATTTGAAAGATGCACTCAAATATTCAGCTCAGATGCTATCGGAGCTCCGAACTTCAAGGCTTTCCCCTCACAAATACTACGAGCTAT ATATGCGGGCATTTGATGAATTGAGAAAGCTAGAAATTTTCTTTAAGGAGGAGACGAAGCGGGGTTGCTCGATTGTTGAGTTGTATGAACTCGTTCAGCATGCTGGCAACATTTTGCCTAGACT GTATCTCCTATGCACAGTGGGGTCTGTGTACATCAAATCCAAGGAGGCGCCTGCCAAGGATATTCTTAAAGATCTGGTTGAAATGTGCCGTGGTATACAACATCCTTTGCGTGGGCTCTTCCTGAGGAGTTATCTTTCTCAAGTCAGCAAGGATAAATTACCTGATATAGGTTCTGAGTATGAAGG GGATGCTGAAACTGTTGTGGATGCTGTAGAGTTTGTTCTCCAAAATTTCACGGAAATGAACAAACTCTGGGTTAGAATGCAACATCAG GGACCTGCTCGTGAAAAGGAGAAACGAGAAAAAGAAAGGAGCGAGCTTCGTGATCTC GTTGGGAAGAACCTGCATGTTCTCAGTCAAATAGAAGGAATCGACCTGGAGATGTACAAAGAGACCGTGCTTCCAAGAATTTTAGAGCAG GTTGTCAATTGTAAAGATGAGATTGCACAGGGATATTTGATGGATTGCATAATTCAAGTCTTCCCTGATGAATATCACTTACAAACTCTTGAAACATTATTGGGTGCTTGTCCCCAGCTTCAG ccatctgttgaTATCAAGATGGTGCTTGCTCGGCTGATGGAAAGGCTCTCAAACTATGCTGCTTTAAGTACAGAT GTCTTACCAGAGTTTTTCCAAGTGGAAGCTTTTGCAAAACTAAATAATGCCATAGGGAAG GTGATAGAAGCACAAGAAGACATGCCTATTGCTGGAGTTGTGACTTTATATTCATCTCTTCTAACTTTTACTCTTCATGTCCACCCTGATCGTCTTGATTATGTGGATCAGATCTTG GGTGCATGTGTTAAGAAACTTTCTGGTAAAGGAAAGCTCAAAGACAGTAAAGCAACAAAACAGACTGTGGCCCTTTTAAGTGCTCCACTGGAGAAGTATAAGGATATTGATACTGCATTAAAGCTGTCAAATTATCCTCATGTTATGGAGTACCTTGATGATGCAACTAGTAAAGAGATGGCTAATGTTTTAGttcaaactattttaaaaagtaaGACTTGCATCTCGACAGCTGAAAAG GTAGAGGCACTTTTTGAACTAATGAAAGGACTTATCAGAGATTTGGATGAGAATATTCATGATGAG CTTGACGAAGAAGATTTCAAGGAAGAGCAGAACTCTGTTGCACGGCTTATTCAAATGCTTCACAATGACGACCCTGAAGAGATGCTGAAG ATAATTTCTACTGTGAAGAAGCATATTCTGACAGGAGGACCGAAGAGGCTTCCCTTTACTGCCCCTCCCCTTATTTTCAATTCTCTTAAG TTGGTTAGGCGACTGCAGAACCAAGATGAAAATGCTCCAGAGGAAGAGGCATCTGCTATGCCTAAgaaaatttttcagattttaaatcAG ATAATTGAGGCTCTCTCAAGTGTTCCAGTACCTGAACTAGCATTGAGGTTGTACTTGGAGTGTGCTGAG GCTGCCAATGACGCTGACCTAGAGCCTGTTGCCTACGAATTTTTCACCCAAGCTTATATACTATACGAAGAAGAAATTTCG GACTCCAAAGCTCAGGTGACTGCAATACACTTAATAATAGGGACTCTTCAGAGAATGCATGTCTTTGGTGTTGAGAACAGGGACACTTTAACGCACAAGGCCACAGGG TACTCGGCAAAACTCCTGAAGAAGCCTGATCAGTGCAAAGCTGTGTACTCCTGTTCGCATCTTTTCTGGGTTGATGATCAGGACAGCATCAAGGATGGAGAGAG GGTTTTGCTTTGCTTAAAACGGGCTTTAAGAATTGCGAATGCTGCTCAACAAATGTCCAACGCAACCCGAGGCAGCAGTGGATCAGTCTTGCTCTTTATAGAAATTCTAAACAA GTATTTATATTTCTTTGAGAAGGGGGTGACACAGATCACAGTTGCATCCATCCAGAGCCTGATTGAGCTAATAACAACTGAAATGCAAAGTGAAAACACAACTTCGGATCCTGCTGCAGATGATTTCCTTGCAAGCACATTACGATATATCCAGTTCCAGAAGGATAAAGGTGGAGCAGTTGGTGAGAAATATGAATCCATCAAGTCTTAG